The genomic segment TTACATTTAAATCGTAACGAATCCAGTTTTGGAATTGATCTATAACTACATTTTTATGAATAAAACGTTGTTCGAATCTAAAACGATGTCTCGCTTTAAATGCGCCCCATTTCGAGCTTAAATTTAAATCTTCGTAAAAACGATATTCATATAAATTTGAAGAAAAAGTATCGTAAGCCAAATCTTCTGTTGCGTAACTTATACCCAAAGTAATATTGGTTTTTGGGTTAAAAGCATAATTTAAACCTAATCTGTAAATTTCTTGTTGAAACTCACTTGCAGGTTCAAAATACCTAAAATGCGCCATTGTTTTTAACGAATATTTTTTTGATAATTTATGAGAACCATTATACATATACCAACCTCCTAATTGATCTTTAGCCAATTTTTGTGCTTGAACATTATAAGTCATAAAGCTCAAACACAATACAATAATTATTTTACGCATATTTTAGTTTATTGAATAAATTTTAGTTTCTTTAAAAGGAGAAATTTTAATGTTTTCGGTTTTCGATTTGTATGTAACCCAATCGTTATTAAAAAAGGCATTTGTTTCGTTAACTACTTTTTTAAATTCTTCTTTAAATTGATTCATTAAAACAGTTTCTGTGGAAGTTTGTTCT from the Polaribacter cellanae genome contains:
- a CDS encoding DUF2490 domain-containing protein — translated: MRKIIIVLCLSFMTYNVQAQKLAKDQLGGWYMYNGSHKLSKKYSLKTMAHFRYFEPASEFQQEIYRLGLNYAFNPKTNITLGISYATEDLAYDTFSSNLYEYRFYEDLNLSSKWGAFKARHRFRFEQRFIHKNVVIDQFQNWIRYDLNVSYPLSKTWSVYAFNEIFLNLNRSKRFVQNWTGAGFIYKLNSNIKLKAGYFQIKLPSKVLKRLQFGIILNTHFSKKTN